A section of the Myxocyprinus asiaticus isolate MX2 ecotype Aquarium Trade chromosome 40, UBuf_Myxa_2, whole genome shotgun sequence genome encodes:
- the LOC127430748 gene encoding CCR4-NOT transcription complex subunit 8-like: MPAALADTSQIICEVWASNVEEEMRKIRQIIQNYNYIAMDTEFPGVVVRPIGEFRSTVDYQYQLLRCNVDLLKIIQLGLTFMNEDGDYLPGTTTWQFNFKFNLTEDMYSQDSIDLLQNSGLQFKKHEEEGIDALYFAELLMTSGLVLCENVKWLSFHSGYDFGYLVKLLTDSRLPEEEHEFFQILNLFFPAIYDVKYLMKSCKNLKGGLQEVADQLELKRIGRQHQAGSDSLLTGMAFFRMKELFFEDNIDDAKYCGRLYGLGSGSSQSQNGISSSSQEETNNKH, from the exons ATGCCAGCCGCACTTGCAGATACCAGTCAGATTATCTGTGAGGTCTGGGCCAGCAATGTGGAGGAGGAGATGAGGAAGATACGACAGATTATTCAAAACTACAACTACATCGCAATG GACACTGAGTTTCCTGGAGTGGTGGTCCGTCCCATTGGAGAGTTTCGCAGTACTGTTGATTATCAATACCAGCTCCTGCGGTGCAACGTGGACCTTTTAAAAATCATCCAGCTGGGCTTGACGTTTATGAATGAAGATGGAGACTACCTACCAGGAACCACAACATGGCAGTTCAACTTCAAATTCAATCTGAC AGAGGACATGTACTCGCAGGACTCAATAGATCTCCTGCAGAACTCTGGGCTGCAGTTTAAGAAGCACGAGGAGGAGGGCATCGACGCACTCTACTTTGCAGAGCTCCTGATGACATCAGGCCTAGTGCTTTGTGAAAATGTCAAGTGGCTCTCTTTTCACAG TGGATATGATTTTGGCTATCTGGTGAAGCTGCTCACAGACTCTCGACTGCCTGAAGAGGAACACGAGTTCTTCCAGATCTTAAATCTCTTCTTCCCTGCCATCTACGATGTCAAGTATCTTATGAAGAGTTGCAAAAACCTCAAG GGGGGACTCCAGGAAGTGGCGGACCAACTGGAACTGAAGAGGATCGGCAGGCAGCATCAAGCCGGCTCAGATTCGCTGCTCACTGGAATGGCGTTCTTCCGCATGAAAGAG CTGTTTTTCGAAGACAACATTGATGATGCCAAGTATTGTGGGCGGCTCTACGGTCTGGGATCAGGTTCCTCTCAAAGTCAGAACGGAATCTCTAGCTCCTCACAGGAGGAAACCAACAACAAGCACTGA